The sequence ACCCGGACAAGTAGCTATAGGTGATAATCTGCTTTCTTCCGAACTGGTTACCGATATAGTTAAAATGAATCGGACTTTTATTGTTAAACGTAATCTTCCTGCAAGAGAAATGATAGAAGAAGCCAAAATTTTATCACGCTATATGCGATATGTTTTAACAGAAAAAAAAGATTCTATTTGGATATCTCATCGCGAAGGCAGAACAAAAGACGGAAATGACAGAACCAATCCCGGCGTACTCAAAATGATTGCTATGGATTGTCAGGGAAACAAAATGGATTATCTTAAATCCTTAAAAATTGTTCCTGTCAGCATTTCTTACGAATACGATAGCTGCGATGTTTTAAAAGCGACTGAACTTGCTGAAATAGAGCTTACAGGAAGCTATAAAAAAGATGGTACGGAAGATATGAAAAGCATTATCACAGGAGTAACTCAACAAAAAGGGCGTGTTCACTTTGCTTTTGGAGATATTTTATCAGAAGAATCATTCAATTTTAAATCAGATAAAATACAAGACCAATTTAAAGAGTTAGCCGATACTCTCGACTATTATATCCATAAGAATTTCAGGCTATTTCCGGGGAATTATATTGCTGCCGACTTGCTGCGCAAGACATCAACATATGCCGATAAATATAATGCTTGGGAAGAAGAAAAATTTATGAAAACTTTAAACGAAAAGATTGAATTAAGAAAAAATAAAGATGATTTTGAAGTATATAGACGAATATTACTTGAAATCTATGCAAATCCAGTATTTAACCAACTAGAAAAGTAAAAAAATATGAGAAAACTAATAGAATGCGTTCCTAACTTTAGCGAAGGACGCAATATGGATATCATAAAACAAATTACCG is a genomic window of Bacteroidales bacterium containing:
- a CDS encoding 1-acyl-sn-glycerol-3-phosphate acyltransferase, with amino-acid sequence MEDFESIRPYNDSEVNEKLTKYNDSSVFKKLVAHIYPTWTQKTITRRTKNITSAQGFQELLIYPAAKAAIDRSTEHFAVSGLDNLSPDDNYLFISNHRDIVLDSTLLYYVLYQNGYKPGQVAIGDNLLSSELVTDIVKMNRTFIVKRNLPAREMIEEAKILSRYMRYVLTEKKDSIWISHREGRTKDGNDRTNPGVLKMIAMDCQGNKMDYLKSLKIVPVSISYEYDSCDVLKATELAEIELTGSYKKDGTEDMKSIITGVTQQKGRVHFAFGDILSEESFNFKSDKIQDQFKELADTLDYYIHKNFRLFPGNYIAADLLRKTSTYADKYNAWEEEKFMKTLNEKIELRKNKDDFEVYRRILLEIYANPVFNQLEK